A genomic stretch from Solanum stenotomum isolate F172 chromosome 8, ASM1918654v1, whole genome shotgun sequence includes:
- the LOC125875114 gene encoding uncharacterized protein LOC125875114 gives MASTVAFLSVQSPKCYRIDQSFLSSNSLLKLKKQTSLSARQFKSQETPLIFAAQSNFFKVLQTAWRVGKDGVEAGTNMVPDAIPRPIARICVTVVGAAFALFALKSFLSTVFFALAMMGVIYFGFIALNKDDGPKGGGGTASVDDSLEEARRIMEKYK, from the exons atggcttCCACAGTTGCCTTTCTTTCAGTACAATCCCCAAAATGTTACAGAATAGATCAGTCATTTCTTTCTTCAAATTCCCTTTTAAAGTTGAAAAAGCAAACATCTTTGTCTGCTAGACAATTCAAGTCTCAAGAAACACCCTTAATTTTTGCAGCTCAATCCAATTTCTTCAAAG TTCTTCAAACTGCATGGAGAGTTGGAAAGGATGGAGTTGAAGCTGGAACCAACATGGTACCT GATGCCATCCCAAGACCAATAGCCAGGATTTGTGTGACAGTAGTTGGAGCGGCCTTTGCTCTCTTTGCACTCAAGTCATTCCTGTCGACAGTTTTCTTTGCGTTG GCGATGATGGGAGTCATTTACTTTGGATTCATAGCCTTGAACAAGGACGATGGTCCAAAAGGCGGTGGAGGCACTGCTTCTGTTGACGATAGTCTAGAAGAAGCAAGGAGAATAATGGAGAAGTACAAGTAA
- the LOC125875115 gene encoding glycine-rich protein 23-like — protein MANKLSMVFIFLGLLAIVCTTRAREVPSEKGLVDQKNFVGFGGVGGFSGVGGGVGGVGGLGGVGGLGGAGGGGGLGGLGGLGGGGGGLGGLGGLGGGDGGLGGLGGLGGGGLGGLGGLGGGVGGLGGLGGGGGGLGGGGGSGGGCGPCSGASLPKP, from the coding sequence ATGGCTAATAAGTTGTCAatggtttttatttttcttggtttATTAGCAATTGTTTGTACCACAAGAGCTAGAGAAGTGCCAAGTGAGAAAGGACTTGTTGATCAAAAGAATTTTGTGGGGTTTGGTGGTGTTGGAGGATTTAGTggtgttgggggtggggtaggTGGTGTTGGTGGACTTGGTGGGGTAGGAGGTCTTGGTGGGGCAGGGGGTGGTGGTGGACTTGGTGGATTAGGTggtttgggtggtggtggtggtggactTGGTGGATTAGGTGGTTTGGGGGGTGGTGATGGTGGACTTGGTGGATTAGGTGGGTTGGGTGGTGGTGGACTTGGGGGACTAGGTGGGTTGGGTGGTGGTGTTGGGGGACTGGGTGGGttgggtggtggtggtggtggactTGGTGGAGGAGGGGGGTCGGGTGGAGGTTGTGGACCTTGTAGTGGTGCAAGTCTTCCAAAGCCATGA
- the LOC125875113 gene encoding mediator of RNA polymerase II transcription subunit 18 — protein sequence MECVVQGIIETQHVEALEILLQGLCGVHKQSLRIHELCLKSVPNLGLVASDIRLLCDLEQPEPAWTVRHVGGPMRGAGAEQISVLVRPMQESKISKNALRLFYSLGYKLDHEQLRVGFAFHFQRGAQITVTVSSINKMLKPHAIDDAVPVTPGIQLVEVTAPASSENYNEVVASVSSFCEYLAPLLHLSKPGVSTGVVPTAAAAAASLMSDGGGTK from the exons ATGGAGTGTGTGGTTCAGGGAATTATTGAGACTCAA CATGTTGAGGCCCTGGAAATTTTGCTTCAAGGGCTTTGTGGTGTACATAAACAAAGCTTAAGGATCCATGAACTGTGCCTTAAAAGTGTTCCAAACCTAG GCTTAGTAGCATCAGACATACGGCTCTTATGTGATCTTGAGCAGCCAGAACCTGCATG GACTGTTAGACATGTTGGTGGTCCGATGAGAGGCGCTGGTGCTGAACAAATCTCAGTCTTGGTGAGACCAATGCAAGAAAGCAAAATAAGCAAGAATGCATTACGCTTATTTTATTCACTTGGCTACAAGCTAGACCACGAGCAGCTGAGAGTCGGTTTTGCATTTCATTTCCAAAGAGGTGCCCAGATAACTGTAACAGTTTCATCCATCAACAAGATGTTGAAACCTCATGCTATCGATGATGCAGTGCCTGTGACACCGGGCATACAGCTAGTTGAAGTGACTGCACCAGCTTCATCTGAAAATTACAATGAAGTTGTTGCATCTGTATCGTCCTTCTGTGAATATCTTGCACC gCTCCTTCACTTGTCAAAACCCGGTGTCTCAACAGGGGTTGTTCCTACTGCAGCTGCAGCTGCTGCATCTCTCATGTCTGATGGTGGAGGCACAAAGTGA
- the LOC125875116 gene encoding uncharacterized protein LOC125875116 isoform X2, producing MGSKKCQVCDEVQSKYKCPNCFIPFCSLVCFKKHKEIPCGKPEPEPESEPVSEEKLAPAPALHVEKPIYVDEPGEAVNQSQLESIASLQLLLQKFLRLYGTKSFKNSYTTWILLWMQRMNLTRQWKRKNFA from the exons atgggaTCGAAAAAATGTCAAGTATGTGATGAAGTACAGTCGAAATACAAGTGTCCCAATTGCTTCATCCCCTT TTGTTCTTTGGTTTGTTTCAAGAAGCATAAAG AAATTCCATGTGGGAAACCAGAACCGGAACCCGAATCAGAACCAGTTTCTGAGGAAAAACTTG CTCCTGCTCCAGCATTGCATGTGGAGAAGCCAATCTATGTTGATGAGCCAGGCGAAGCGGTCAATCAGTCGCAACTAGAGTCTATAG CTTCGCTGCAGCTTCTTCTTCAGAAATTCTTGAGGCTATACGGAACAAAGAGCTTCAAAAACTCATATACAACTTGGATTCTTCTTTGGATGCAGAGAAT GAACTTGACAAGGCAATGGAAAAGGAAGAATTTCGCATAA
- the LOC125875116 gene encoding uncharacterized protein LOC125875116 isoform X1, giving the protein MGSKKCQVCDEVQSKYKCPNCFIPFCSLVCFKKHKEIPCGKPEPEPESEPVSEEKLAPAPALHVEKPIYVDEPGEAVNQSQLESIASSSEILEAIRNKELQKLIYNLDSSLDAENELDKAMEKEEFRIISEKILSIIS; this is encoded by the exons atgggaTCGAAAAAATGTCAAGTATGTGATGAAGTACAGTCGAAATACAAGTGTCCCAATTGCTTCATCCCCTT TTGTTCTTTGGTTTGTTTCAAGAAGCATAAAG AAATTCCATGTGGGAAACCAGAACCGGAACCCGAATCAGAACCAGTTTCTGAGGAAAAACTTG CTCCTGCTCCAGCATTGCATGTGGAGAAGCCAATCTATGTTGATGAGCCAGGCGAAGCGGTCAATCAGTCGCAACTAGAGTCTATAG CTTCTTCTTCAGAAATTCTTGAGGCTATACGGAACAAAGAGCTTCAAAAACTCATATACAACTTGGATTCTTCTTTGGATGCAGAGAAT GAACTTGACAAGGCAATGGAAAAGGAAGAATTTCGCATAATCAGTGAAAAG ATTTTGTCAATAATTAGTTAA
- the LOC125875112 gene encoding transcription factor PIF1-like isoform X2 → MNYCVVPDFKMDDDYSDIASAIFNISKKSTIADEEIMELVWQNGQVIMQSQNQRSVRKSNLFSEQSAVEETVAASAPLYMQEDEMNSWLQSPLDDSSFDDFLNTTSSCAAVTSAAAPPGEIGTSTVEIRPPLVSPSSRPVIPQLRCTDGEFPHRLQNFGHFSRLPEGAILRNGNTSSSRHSIRTSTIVDSNETPVVAGPEYMISRVSDDVPLASAVNVRGVEMTATATTSGDREVTTACELTLTASTSGSGGSVSARAEPPQPSHKEVDTAAEDRKRKSRESDDNEGQSEDVEYEFADARKQVRSSTSAKKSRAAEVHNLSERKRRDRINEKMKALQELIPHCNKSDKASMLDEAIEYLKSLQLQVQMMATGCSMVPVMYPGIPQYMTTMGMNMGMGMSMEMGRNLPMVSYPPLMPDPAMRNAAAAAQMAPQYPLPAYHMPPFPAPDPSRIPVGNQADPPRLYSHVGHNINQPRLANFSDPYHQYFGLQQAQPMLLQNQGVEQPSSSKPEGSVGNHQSG, encoded by the exons ATGAATTACTGCGTTGTTCCTGATTTCAAAATGGATGATGATTATTCAGATATTGCTTCTGCTATTTTCAACATATCGAAGAAATCCACAAT AgcagatgaagaaatcatggaGCTAGTATGGCAAAATGGTCAAGTAATTATGCAAAGCCAAAATCAAAGATCTGTAAGGAAATCTAACCTTTTTTCCGAGCAATCGGCCGTAGAAGAAACGGTAGCAGCTTCAGCTCCACTGTATATGCAAGAGGATGAAATGAACTCATGGCTTCAATCTCCACTTGATGATTCCTCCTTCGATGATTTTCTAAATACTACATCGAGTTGCGCCGCCGTGACCTCCGCCGCTGCACCGCCGGGAGAAATTGGTACTTCGACTGTAGAGATCCGTCCGCCTCTGGTTTCGCCGTCTTCACGGCCGGTTATACCTCAATTGAGATGTACAGATGGTGAATTTCCACACCGATTACAGAATTTTGGGCATTTTTCACGGTTGCCTGAGGGAGCAATTTTACGAAATGGTAATACATCAAGTTCTCGCCACTCAATTAGGACATCGACGATTGTGGATTCAAACGAGACTCCGGTAGTAGCAGGACCGGAATATATGATTTCACGCGTATCAGATGATGTACCACTAGCTTCCGCCGTGAATGTCAGAGGTGTGGAAATGACGGCGACGGCGACAACAAGCGGCGATAGGGAAGTGACGACGGCATGCGAGTTGACATTGACAGCTTCTACAAGTGGCTCAGGAGGTAGTGTAAGCGCCAGAGCAGAACCGCCACAGCCGTCGCATAAGGAGGTGGATACGGCGGCGGAAGATCGGAAACGGAAAAGTAGAGAATCGGACGACAATGAAGGTCAAAGTGAG GATGTTGAATATGAGTTTGCTGATGCAAGGAAGCAAGTAAGAAGTTCTACATCGGCAAAGAAATCTCGTGCAGCAGAGGTCCATAATCTTTCTGAAAgg AAACGCCGAGATAGAATAAATGAGAAGATGAAGGCTCTACAAGAACTCATACCGCACTGCAACAAG TCAGACAAAGCTTCAATGCTGGATGAAGCTATTGAGTACCTTAAATCATTGCAGTTGCAAGTACAG ATGATGGCCACTGGATGCAGCATGGTCCCTGTGATGTATCCTGGAATCCCGCAATACATGACAACAATGGGAATGAATATGGGCATGGGGATGAGTATGGAAATGGGCAGGAACCTGCCAATGGTTTCATATCCACCGCTAATGCCAGATCCAGCAATGCGGAATGCAGCTGCAGCAGCACAAATGGCTCCTCAATATCCTCTTCCGGCATATCATATGCCTCCGTTTCCTGCACCTGATCCATCCAGAATCCCAGTTGGGAACCAGGCAGATCCTCCGAGGCTATACTCACATGTTGGACATAATATTAATCAGCCAAGACTTGCGAATTTTAGTGATCCATATCATCAATATTTTGGTCTACAGCAGGCACAACCGATGTTACTCCAG AATCAGGGAGTGGAACAGCCGAGCAGCAGTAAACCAGAAGGAAGTGTAGGGAATCATCAATCTG GTTGA
- the LOC125875112 gene encoding transcription factor PIF1-like isoform X1 produces MNYCVVPDFKMDDDYSDIASAIFNISKKSTIADEEIMELVWQNGQVIMQSQNQRSVRKSNLFSEQSAVEETVAASAPLYMQEDEMNSWLQSPLDDSSFDDFLNTTSSCAAVTSAAAPPGEIGTSTVEIRPPLVSPSSRPVIPQLRCTDGEFPHRLQNFGHFSRLPEGAILRNGNTSSSRHSIRTSTIVDSNETPVVAGPEYMISRVSDDVPLASAVNVRGVEMTATATTSGDREVTTACELTLTASTSGSGGSVSARAEPPQPSHKEVDTAAEDRKRKSRESDDNEGQSEDVEYEFADARKQVRSSTSAKKSRAAEVHNLSERKRRDRINEKMKALQELIPHCNKSDKASMLDEAIEYLKSLQLQVQMMATGCSMVPVMYPGIPQYMTTMGMNMGMGMSMEMGRNLPMVSYPPLMPDPAMRNAAAAAQMAPQYPLPAYHMPPFPAPDPSRIPVGNQADPPRLYSHVGHNINQPRLANFSDPYHQYFGLQQAQPMLLQNQGVEQPSSSKPEGSVGNHQSGKHTI; encoded by the exons ATGAATTACTGCGTTGTTCCTGATTTCAAAATGGATGATGATTATTCAGATATTGCTTCTGCTATTTTCAACATATCGAAGAAATCCACAAT AgcagatgaagaaatcatggaGCTAGTATGGCAAAATGGTCAAGTAATTATGCAAAGCCAAAATCAAAGATCTGTAAGGAAATCTAACCTTTTTTCCGAGCAATCGGCCGTAGAAGAAACGGTAGCAGCTTCAGCTCCACTGTATATGCAAGAGGATGAAATGAACTCATGGCTTCAATCTCCACTTGATGATTCCTCCTTCGATGATTTTCTAAATACTACATCGAGTTGCGCCGCCGTGACCTCCGCCGCTGCACCGCCGGGAGAAATTGGTACTTCGACTGTAGAGATCCGTCCGCCTCTGGTTTCGCCGTCTTCACGGCCGGTTATACCTCAATTGAGATGTACAGATGGTGAATTTCCACACCGATTACAGAATTTTGGGCATTTTTCACGGTTGCCTGAGGGAGCAATTTTACGAAATGGTAATACATCAAGTTCTCGCCACTCAATTAGGACATCGACGATTGTGGATTCAAACGAGACTCCGGTAGTAGCAGGACCGGAATATATGATTTCACGCGTATCAGATGATGTACCACTAGCTTCCGCCGTGAATGTCAGAGGTGTGGAAATGACGGCGACGGCGACAACAAGCGGCGATAGGGAAGTGACGACGGCATGCGAGTTGACATTGACAGCTTCTACAAGTGGCTCAGGAGGTAGTGTAAGCGCCAGAGCAGAACCGCCACAGCCGTCGCATAAGGAGGTGGATACGGCGGCGGAAGATCGGAAACGGAAAAGTAGAGAATCGGACGACAATGAAGGTCAAAGTGAG GATGTTGAATATGAGTTTGCTGATGCAAGGAAGCAAGTAAGAAGTTCTACATCGGCAAAGAAATCTCGTGCAGCAGAGGTCCATAATCTTTCTGAAAgg AAACGCCGAGATAGAATAAATGAGAAGATGAAGGCTCTACAAGAACTCATACCGCACTGCAACAAG TCAGACAAAGCTTCAATGCTGGATGAAGCTATTGAGTACCTTAAATCATTGCAGTTGCAAGTACAG ATGATGGCCACTGGATGCAGCATGGTCCCTGTGATGTATCCTGGAATCCCGCAATACATGACAACAATGGGAATGAATATGGGCATGGGGATGAGTATGGAAATGGGCAGGAACCTGCCAATGGTTTCATATCCACCGCTAATGCCAGATCCAGCAATGCGGAATGCAGCTGCAGCAGCACAAATGGCTCCTCAATATCCTCTTCCGGCATATCATATGCCTCCGTTTCCTGCACCTGATCCATCCAGAATCCCAGTTGGGAACCAGGCAGATCCTCCGAGGCTATACTCACATGTTGGACATAATATTAATCAGCCAAGACTTGCGAATTTTAGTGATCCATATCATCAATATTTTGGTCTACAGCAGGCACAACCGATGTTACTCCAG AATCAGGGAGTGGAACAGCCGAGCAGCAGTAAACCAGAAGGAAGTGTAGGGAATCATCAATCTGGTAAGCATACAATTTAG